The Ananas comosus cultivar F153 linkage group 24, ASM154086v1, whole genome shotgun sequence DNA window TTTCTGTGCCACATTCTGAAGCAGCGCTTTGAACTCTCGGGTGATGCGGCACCAAGTTCTCTGATAAGCTTACATCACTGTTTGCTCCTGTTGAACAATCCACGTGTGAGTTAAAGCTACTTACTTTTGCTTTACTCGCATTATCCTGATAAGTAGAACCGAGCGACTTCTTGACAGCATTACTTCCGCTCAGCTCTTCAAATTTTAGCTGCGCAGCAGCAAATGCCGGATTAGAAGATTTTCTATTGAGGAATTTCTTTCCTGCATTCTCAAGCGGTTCATAAGAAGCCACTTTATCGGCTTGCTTCAGACTATCGCCATAACTTTCTGACTTATCATCTGTCCCAAAATACTTTTGACCTGGTAAGGAGGTGATTGTATTTTCCGAAGCACTTTCAATATTGGAATGACCCTCCTCCATGATACCAACAGCAGCAACCTCGTTCTCGAGCAACTTTGTTTCCTTCTCATCCTTCTCAAAACAACTAGAGCAATTATCTGGAGTACTGATAGGAGCatgaaactcaaaagcaccagaGCTTATGTTCGTTGACATAACTTCACTTTCAGATGGAAAAATTAACTCACTAGGAGTTAAATTTGACTTAGACGACAAAGTGACATTACCAAATTCGAGCCCATGTAGCACTTTGTCATCGGCCGGTTCAGTGCTTTCTCCTTGTCCCTGATAACCTTCAGTAAGAATTTCTTTTTCCCATTCGTTAATATTTGATGATGAAACAGACATCCACCTCTCCAACCATTTCCATGCTGAATTAGATTTTGAAGGATCGCACTTTGTGTGAATGGGTTTTGTCCTCGGCATAGTTTTCATGATCTGTGAATGGCAAACATGTAAGTTTACAGGAAAGTAGAATAAAGGGAAAAGAAACAATAATTGTCGCGTAGCGAAGCATCAATTTATTATACCTGACAAGCGAATGCATTCAAAAGTAATTTCTCAGCCGAAGAATATGTTTTCTTTGGTTCCACATAACAATTTCCACTCACCTGAGCAcaagattaaaaaaaacaaaagcacgAATATTCAATCAACATACGCATCAATCAAAACAAGGTTACAAGAAGTCAAAATGCAGATCAACAAGAAGGTAAAGTTCGTTCTGGCAATAGTTGATTGATGAGGAAATTCACCTCAACCAGATGACACAAAGAACCATCAAAACAGTTGCAACAAATATATGATTCTGTTTATTAAGGACAGGATGGATCATAGCATTGCTTCATTTGAAGCCAGGTGCAGACTGGAGAAGGAAACAAGATGGCGGATTTTTTATATGAATCTGTTGTTGTTTAAGGCCTTCTTTGGCAGTGCATATGTTTTTGTATTTGGCTTTTCAGCAAGGCCTATATGATTGAACTATTGAAGCTGCCGGTAGATGGCGGATTGTTTGCAAACTCAAAATCAATAGGTTCAGCAAAGAAACAGTAGTATGGTAGTAACTTTTTTCTTCGCATCTTTGCTAATTTAGGAACGATGACTTTGCAAATTAATCAACAATAATAAGAAAAGAGAAGTACGCCCATATGCACCCGCATCTTTCAATCGCATAGAAcctttttgaggaaaaaaaaatatcttgagctgcattcttttttctatttctgtCATTGTCAGTTCGTCCGCAAGTCACTGTTGCTTCTAAGCAGAATAATGTTATTACTGTATTATCAGTTTTTCAGAATAATGTTATTACTTTATTATCAGTTTTTCTTTCCAAATGAAGGAAATATTTGATGCAAGTCATGCAACTATTTTGATGCAATATGAAATGTCAGATACGCTTAAAGGGAAAAAGAAGCCGCTATAGTATCATATTTGtatgactcttttttttcttcagaaAATATTGATCGAGTACTTCATAGAAAAAAGGCTAAACAATTcttctatatttatttaataagagAAATCACAGCTGAAATACCTGTGAACCTGATTTTTCAACTAATTGGCGTGCCTGACGAGCCCGAACAAGTGCTTGCATTTTAATAATTGCAAAAGCACAACGTAATGTTTCAGCGGCCTCCCTCCTGACTAAGTATCCACGCACAGCAGCTTGCATCTTCACAAGACTTTTAAGTTTTCTCAGTTCCTTCCTAGCCTAATCATCAGATTTTGAACAAACGAAAGTTAAACACAAAGCGACGGGAATATAACCAACAAAGCGAACGAACACGGAGTTCTGAAAAATACCAAGTATCCCCTGACAGCAGCCTGAACGAAAATTGCAGCAGGCTCGAGATTGCGTTGATCAACGGGGTGGCTACTCCCATCAGTACTAAGCAAATTGGTTTCTTCAGTATTTACTTCCGCATTGGATAGTACTGTATCATCATTTGGCTTCTCCTCTTCAGTAATCTTTTCTGGAGCCGAAGAACGTTCAAGCAAATAAGAGGGGTTGGTCGCGACATCTGTGTTTTCCTTGTCACTGGTGAAAGAGGTGGTATCTGAGATCACGCTGTTGCTTAACACTCGGTGCCTGGTCGATCTCTTCCGGAAGCTCCACCTTCGTTTGTCCGATATCACTTTAccctgaaaaaagaaaatggataCAAATTTGAAATGCTAAGATGAGCAGAGAACTGCAATTTGATCACAGAGCCATATGATTAAGAAAATTCCGCAGACATATATACACCTGTTGAATGTTAGGAGAAGGCAAAAGAATCGCAATTAGCATGCTCAACCGCAAAATTTGGCATACACATGCTCAAAAAACTCCAGCTAAAAGCTTGGATCAACCaattctctaatatatatatatttttttagcagATCTTGCGGTAAATCACGATGCTCAAATCCCTTTCCTGCGTCCCTTAATCACAAACTTTGCATCTGATTACAATAACACGCCGATCCAGCAAAATCTAATTGATCTTCTCCGCCTAATCCAGCATGTTTTACACAATTCCTACAATGGCATACCCAGATCTGAGCCTATACTACCATTCCTAACactcgaaatttttttaaaataataataattaacataaaaaaattacaaaaacagAGGGGAAAAAAACTTGTTGGAGCAGAGATCCACAAAATGCTAAAACTATGACTTCTCTCCAACACACTCTATGCTAAAatgaacacacacacacacacacacaNaaaaaaaaaaaaaaaaaaaaaaaaaaaagcaaacgaGCGCCAAATTCACAAATTGTACTTGTGCTTCGTAACAATATAGCACATTACAACCAATCGTcgcaatcaaaaaaaaaaaaaagaaacaaaaatcgacattaagaaaagaagaaggatcTTCTGCATCCACATTGTTAAGACCTAGCTTCATGGATCTGTGAGAGTTCAAACActcccaaaaacaaaaaaaaacacaaaaaaaaacgaaaaagctccctctctctccataATTCTTTTGGATTCCACATAGTGAACtataattgattaaaaaaaaaggaggagagagaagaagaagaagaagaagaagaagaagaagaagaagaagagcaccTCGTCGACGTCGACATcgtcggcggcgccggcggaatcggcggcgccggcgcctccGCCGCGGGTGCAGACGAGGAGCTTCAAGCAGGAGTTGTTCAACCTCCCCATCTCcactctcctccctctctctctctttctctctctctctctctctctaatttttgAGCTCACACTAATTTTTAGTCCTTTTATTCCAgctcaacctctctctctctctctctctctctctctttctctctatgcCCGGgcatttgttttttctttttttagtttgaatattttttcgggaaactttaaatatcaccctgtagttttcaattttctcactttaatactctatagTTGAAAATGCATCACTTtcgtaccctgtgattttatttttctccttttgttgtccccttcactaattttttcattaaattagtgacaaagttaaaactaaattatactaagtgaatattcgataaattataggtggggtatctg harbors:
- the LOC109728845 gene encoding protein IQ-DOMAIN 32, giving the protein MGRLNNSCLKLLVCTRGGGAGAADSAGAADDVDVDEGKVISDKRRWSFRKRSTRHRVLSNSVISDTTSFTSDKENTDVATNPSYLLERSSAPEKITEEEKPNDDTVLSNAEVNTEETNLLSTDGSSHPVDQRNLEPAAIFVQAAVRGYLARKELRKLKSLVKMQAAVRGYLVRREAAETLRCAFAIIKMQALVRARQARQLVEKSGSQVSGNCYVEPKKTYSSAEKLLLNAFACQIMKTMPRTKPIHTKCDPSKSNSAWKWLERWMSVSSSNINEWEKEILTEGYQGQGESTEPADDKVLHGLEFGNVTLSSKSNLTPSELIFPSESEVMSTNISSGAFEFHAPISTPDNCSSCFEKDEKETKLLENEVAAVGIMEEGHSNIESASENTITSLPGQKYFGTDDKSESYGDSLKQADKVASYEPLENAGKKFLNRKSSNPAFAAAQLKFEELSGSNAVKKSLGSTYQDNASKAKVSSFNSHVDCSTGANSDVSLSENLVPHHPRVQSAASECGTEISISSTLDSPDRSETEGGEIVLEIGALEKHNYDNNGGADNNISYVNMHDGTKNSDFEVHQLQKSEEDDENLASAATAVDSMHGEQQSAVETTLDLQDKLEKSPQGTPRSSTTVTELHDTPSSQTSINAKKGKRDNDIPSKKQRSRAVSKKLISSVNNDLGGRSSTESLVKDSKNTKRRNLVVTTKPDHADHEPRISNSNPLPSYMQATESAKAKLHLNVSPKLSPDVPDDQRKKRNSFPVGDGKQSSSPRMQRSTSQAQHNVKVNGTHSPHSSTERRWQR